One segment of Streptomyces sp. YIM 121038 DNA contains the following:
- a CDS encoding DUF998 domain-containing protein translates to MSPTPRATEAPRAVRVAVAALLVVGAAAYTSWTLEAVLPTGLSPLRTYVSELAAEDQPYGAFFRTVDFAAGVLVCAGALGGLARLRCRAAVPRVRALSALGWAGLVLFGAATAADARLPLSCAPTVDAACLARERAGLVPFTHSAHAVSSSVAVAGALVGMVLLTAAVRRAGAGGVRQRAVLAVLVAVELAATVWTLAAVFAFDAGHGTWGLGIGQRLQVLAIALWLVGLAWLVLGRRRR, encoded by the coding sequence ATGTCCCCCACGCCCCGAGCCACCGAAGCGCCCCGCGCCGTGCGCGTGGCCGTGGCCGCGCTCCTGGTCGTCGGCGCCGCCGCGTACACCTCGTGGACCCTCGAAGCGGTCCTGCCGACCGGGCTCTCGCCGCTCCGGACGTACGTGAGCGAGCTCGCCGCCGAGGACCAGCCGTACGGGGCCTTCTTCCGGACGGTGGACTTCGCCGCGGGCGTGCTGGTGTGCGCGGGGGCCCTGGGCGGCCTGGCGCGGCTGCGCTGCCGGGCCGCCGTGCCGCGCGTCCGCGCCCTGTCGGCCCTCGGCTGGGCCGGGCTCGTCCTCTTCGGCGCGGCCACGGCCGCCGACGCGCGCCTTCCGCTGAGCTGCGCGCCCACCGTGGACGCGGCGTGCCTCGCGCGCGAGCGGGCCGGGCTCGTGCCCTTCACGCACTCCGCGCACGCGGTCAGCAGCAGCGTGGCCGTGGCCGGGGCGCTGGTGGGGATGGTGCTCCTGACGGCGGCCGTACGCCGGGCGGGCGCGGGCGGGGTGCGGCAGCGGGCGGTGCTCGCGGTGCTCGTGGCCGTCGAGCTCGCCGCCACCGTCTGGACCCTCGCGGCCGTCTTCGCCTTCGACGCCGGGCACGGCACGTGGGGGCTCGGCATCGGCCAGCGGCTCCAGGTGCTCGCGATCGCCCTGTGGCTGGTGGGCCTCGCGTGGCTCGTCCTCGGACGACGGCGGAGGTGA
- a CDS encoding APC family permease gives MTTTDKPGQSAGETTAAERAAAAAKAGDAGAAEFGEDTGTSRQFISWVTLALMTTASVASLRPSPAMAIYGLAAVFLYLLPAVVFLLPTALVGAELASGWTGGIYRWVSEALGKPLGFVAVWCQFAMTIAYYPSLLAYVASTFAYVVHPSLAEDGLYVAIVIVVIYWTGVWITSRGTKTVAGLSSLGLVIGTLIPGVVLVALGLVFLGQGNEPAAPMTADHWLPPWTGLASLVLIVNNFLSYAGMEMNGVHVSSLRHPRAEYPRSIFLATGLVLLIFVVPALAISWVMPSEQLSLTAGLMQAFQAFFDHFHIGWMTKVVGIMLVMAALGGMLTWLAGPAKGLVTLARQEGYLPPFLQRFNKHGVPLNIMIAQGVITTLIGVMYAFSDDVSSAYWMFSVITVQIYLIAYLLMFVAVVRLRRTQPHVERGFVVPAVTLVAGVGFVASACALCIGFVPPDQFGDAPLWRYLMIVGGGLLAIGVAAPAAFLKFRKPEWIHPDHQGANALN, from the coding sequence ATGACGACTACGGACAAGCCCGGACAGAGCGCGGGCGAGACGACGGCGGCCGAACGGGCCGCGGCGGCCGCGAAGGCCGGTGACGCCGGGGCCGCGGAGTTCGGGGAGGACACCGGGACCTCACGGCAGTTCATCTCCTGGGTGACGCTCGCCCTGATGACCACCGCCTCCGTGGCGAGCCTGCGGCCCTCGCCCGCCATGGCCATCTACGGCCTCGCCGCCGTCTTCCTGTACCTCCTGCCCGCCGTGGTCTTCCTGCTGCCCACGGCCCTCGTCGGCGCGGAGCTGGCCTCCGGGTGGACGGGCGGCATCTACCGGTGGGTGAGCGAGGCGCTCGGCAAGCCGCTCGGATTCGTCGCGGTGTGGTGCCAGTTCGCGATGACCATCGCGTACTACCCGAGCCTGCTCGCGTACGTGGCCTCGACGTTCGCGTACGTCGTCCATCCGAGCCTCGCCGAGGACGGCCTCTACGTGGCCATCGTCATCGTCGTCATCTACTGGACCGGGGTGTGGATCACCTCGCGCGGCACCAAGACGGTGGCGGGCCTCTCGTCCCTGGGGCTCGTGATCGGCACGCTCATCCCCGGCGTCGTGCTCGTCGCCCTCGGCCTCGTCTTCCTGGGGCAGGGCAACGAGCCCGCCGCGCCCATGACCGCCGACCACTGGCTGCCGCCGTGGACGGGCCTGGCCAGCCTCGTGCTCATCGTCAACAACTTCCTGTCGTACGCCGGCATGGAGATGAACGGCGTCCACGTGTCGTCGCTGCGGCACCCGCGCGCGGAGTACCCGCGGTCGATCTTCCTGGCCACCGGCCTCGTCCTGCTGATCTTCGTCGTTCCGGCCCTGGCCATCAGCTGGGTCATGCCGTCCGAGCAGCTCAGCCTCACCGCCGGGCTCATGCAGGCCTTCCAGGCGTTCTTCGACCACTTCCACATCGGCTGGATGACGAAGGTCGTCGGGATCATGCTGGTCATGGCCGCGCTCGGCGGCATGCTGACGTGGCTCGCGGGACCCGCCAAGGGCCTGGTGACGCTGGCCCGGCAGGAGGGCTATCTGCCGCCGTTCCTCCAGCGCTTCAACAAGCACGGCGTGCCCCTGAACATCATGATCGCGCAGGGTGTGATCACCACCCTGATCGGCGTCATGTACGCCTTCAGCGACGACGTCTCCAGCGCGTACTGGATGTTCTCCGTGATCACCGTGCAGATCTACCTCATCGCGTACCTGCTGATGTTCGTGGCCGTGGTGCGGCTGCGCCGCACCCAGCCGCACGTCGAGCGCGGCTTCGTGGTGCCCGCCGTCACGCTCGTCGCCGGGGTCGGCTTCGTCGCCTCGGCGTGCGCGCTCTGCATCGGCTTCGTGCCGCCGGACCAGTTCGGCGACGCGCCGCTGTGGCGCTATCTGATGATCGTCGGCGGCGGGCTGCTCGCGATCGGCGTGGCCGCTCCGGCCGCCTTCCTCAAGTTCCGCAAACCGGAATGGATCCACCCCGACCACCAGGGCGCGAATGCTCTCAACTAG
- a CDS encoding multicopper oxidase family protein — translation MRTHTERTPHPSRRALLGAALATAGAGLATACSSGSSDGSHSGHGGRGGPSAGSKGYVTPSGPEVAAAEKKRPGGGRLRELKLMAMPATLDLGGPTVKSWAYGDALPGKEIRATAGDTLSLTLANHLPQTTSLHWHGLALRNDMDGVPGLTQRDIKPGAAFTYRFKVPHPGTYWFHPHSGTQLDRGLYAPLIIDDPKEPLTYDKEWVVVLDDWVDGVDGSTPDAVLTELRGGMDMGGGMDHGGGMDHGGSGGSGGADGSGGSGGGSGHEGHMSRTALTGSAKASPEPEPKGPSRMLMGSTSDILGRDAGDVAYPHYLINGRTAKAPTSFRARPGDRIRLRLINAGGDTAFRVALGGHELTVTHTDGFPVRHQKADALLIGMGERYDVLVTAKDGVFPLTAVAEGKKAAAQAVLRTGGGRAPSPSVRPKELKGRVVLAERLTADDSVALKPGAPDRTIKIRLTGGMEKYDWAFDKKPYAPDRRHPVRAGERVRLEFSNSTSMWHPLHLHGHTFALASAPGRPRKDTAIVLPNGRLTVDFEADNPGLWMIHCHNVYHAEAGMMTVLGYRS, via the coding sequence ATGCGCACCCACACCGAGCGCACCCCGCACCCATCGCGCCGAGCCCTGCTCGGCGCCGCCCTCGCCACCGCCGGGGCCGGGCTCGCCACGGCCTGCTCCAGCGGCTCCAGCGACGGCTCGCACTCCGGCCACGGCGGCCGGGGCGGCCCTTCGGCCGGTTCGAAGGGCTATGTGACGCCCTCCGGCCCCGAGGTCGCCGCGGCCGAGAAGAAGCGCCCGGGCGGCGGCCGCCTGCGCGAGCTGAAGCTCATGGCCATGCCCGCGACGCTCGACCTGGGCGGCCCCACGGTCAAGTCCTGGGCGTACGGCGACGCGCTGCCCGGCAAGGAGATCCGCGCGACGGCGGGCGACACGCTCTCGCTCACCCTCGCCAACCACCTCCCGCAGACCACGAGCCTGCACTGGCATGGCCTGGCCCTGCGCAACGACATGGACGGCGTCCCCGGCCTCACCCAGCGGGACATCAAGCCCGGCGCCGCCTTCACCTACCGCTTCAAGGTCCCGCACCCGGGCACCTACTGGTTCCACCCGCACTCCGGCACCCAGCTGGACCGGGGGCTGTACGCGCCCTTGATCATCGACGACCCCAAGGAGCCCCTGACGTACGACAAGGAGTGGGTCGTCGTCCTCGACGACTGGGTCGACGGCGTCGACGGCTCCACCCCCGACGCGGTCCTCACGGAGCTGCGCGGCGGCATGGACATGGGCGGCGGCATGGACCACGGGGGCGGCATGGACCACGGCGGCTCCGGCGGCAGCGGCGGCGCGGACGGCTCCGGCGGCAGCGGTGGCGGCTCGGGGCACGAGGGGCACATGTCCCGCACCGCCCTGACCGGCTCCGCGAAGGCCTCCCCCGAGCCCGAGCCCAAGGGCCCTTCCCGCATGCTCATGGGCTCCACCAGCGACATCCTCGGCCGGGACGCGGGCGACGTGGCCTATCCGCACTACTTGATCAACGGCCGCACCGCGAAGGCCCCCACCTCCTTCCGCGCCCGCCCCGGCGACCGCATCCGGCTCCGCCTGATCAACGCCGGCGGTGACACCGCCTTCCGGGTGGCGCTCGGCGGCCACGAGCTGACGGTCACGCACACCGACGGCTTCCCGGTGCGGCACCAGAAGGCCGACGCCCTGCTCATCGGCATGGGCGAGCGGTACGACGTCCTGGTCACCGCCAAGGACGGGGTCTTCCCGCTGACCGCCGTGGCCGAGGGCAAGAAGGCGGCGGCCCAGGCGGTGCTCCGCACGGGCGGCGGCCGCGCGCCGTCACCGTCGGTCCGGCCCAAGGAGCTCAAGGGCCGCGTGGTGCTCGCCGAGCGGCTCACGGCGGACGACTCCGTGGCCCTCAAGCCCGGCGCCCCCGACCGCACCATCAAGATCCGGCTGACAGGAGGCATGGAGAAGTACGACTGGGCCTTCGACAAGAAGCCGTACGCACCGGACCGGCGTCACCCGGTGCGCGCGGGTGAGCGCGTGCGCCTGGAGTTCAGCAACTCCACGTCGATGTGGCACCCCCTCCATCTGCACGGCCACACCTTCGCCCTGGCGAGCGCCCCCGGGCGCCCCCGCAAGGACACCGCGATCGTGCTGCCGAACGGCCGCCTGACGGTGGACTTCGAAGCGGACAATCCAGGCCTGTGGATGATCCACTGTCACAACGTGTACCACGCGGAGGCAGGAATGATGACCGTCCTCGGCTATCGCTCCTGA
- a CDS encoding DHA2 family efflux MFS transporter permease subunit, producing the protein MTTPAVPGTSRIPEAVHRRRWAILGVLMLSLLIVVLDNSILNVAIKTISTPAPTGLGATQGELEWAINSYTLVFAGLLFTAGLLGDRVGRKKVLLAGLAVFGIGSALAAQSGSPVELIAFRGVMGLGAAFVMPATLAVLMNVFERDEQPKAIGIWAAGVGLAVAIGPITGGVLLDHFWWGSVFLINVPIVIVALILMVVLVPDSKDPKPGRIDLVGVVLSVIGLVLLVYGIIKGGQLADFTDPAVLATILAGLAVLVGFVWYEKRADHPSIDISYFKNRVFSAAITAIALVFFALMGVTFFSVFYTQSVRGYTPLQTGLLMLPLAAAQLIFAPRARHVVDRFGVRATCVGGLSVIAVTLAAFTIFDSDTPIWVLEVVFFLMGTGMAHIMTPTSVVIMQALPREKAGSASALSNTFRQVGGALGIAVLGSVLSAAYRGGVEDEMRLLPAGMRHTAGESIEATLGAAARLGPRGEGLVSAANDSFLHAMHVTALCGAGVALVGVLVVALFLPGKPPASAAPAPAEPHDREPASAGR; encoded by the coding sequence ATGACAACACCTGCCGTCCCCGGCACGTCCCGGATACCGGAGGCCGTCCACCGGCGGCGCTGGGCGATCCTCGGCGTCCTGATGCTCAGCCTGCTGATCGTCGTCCTGGACAACTCCATCCTGAACGTCGCGATCAAGACCATCTCCACGCCCGCGCCCACCGGCCTCGGCGCCACCCAGGGCGAGCTGGAGTGGGCCATCAACTCCTACACGCTCGTCTTCGCCGGTCTGCTCTTCACCGCGGGCCTGCTCGGCGACCGCGTCGGCCGCAAGAAGGTGCTGCTCGCCGGGCTCGCGGTGTTCGGCATCGGCTCCGCGCTCGCCGCCCAGTCCGGCTCGCCCGTCGAGCTCATCGCGTTCCGCGGGGTGATGGGCCTCGGCGCCGCCTTCGTGATGCCCGCCACGCTCGCCGTCCTCATGAACGTCTTCGAGCGCGACGAGCAGCCCAAGGCCATCGGCATCTGGGCGGCCGGCGTCGGCCTCGCCGTCGCCATCGGCCCGATCACCGGCGGCGTCCTGCTCGACCACTTCTGGTGGGGCTCGGTCTTCCTCATCAACGTGCCGATCGTGATCGTCGCGCTGATCCTCATGGTCGTCCTCGTACCGGACTCCAAGGACCCGAAGCCCGGCCGGATCGACCTGGTCGGCGTCGTCCTGTCCGTGATCGGCCTCGTGCTGCTCGTCTACGGCATCATCAAGGGCGGCCAGCTGGCCGACTTCACCGACCCGGCCGTGCTCGCGACCATCCTCGCCGGGCTCGCCGTGCTCGTCGGCTTCGTCTGGTACGAGAAGCGCGCCGACCACCCGTCGATCGACATCTCGTACTTCAAGAACCGCGTCTTCTCGGCGGCGATCACCGCGATCGCGCTCGTCTTCTTCGCGCTGATGGGCGTCACGTTCTTCTCGGTCTTCTACACGCAGAGCGTGCGCGGCTACACGCCGCTGCAGACCGGACTGCTGATGCTGCCGCTCGCCGCCGCGCAGCTGATCTTCGCGCCGCGGGCGCGGCACGTCGTCGACCGGTTCGGGGTGCGGGCCACCTGCGTGGGCGGGCTCTCCGTCATCGCCGTGACCCTCGCCGCGTTCACGATCTTCGACTCGGACACGCCGATCTGGGTCCTGGAGGTCGTCTTCTTCCTCATGGGCACCGGGATGGCGCACATCATGACGCCCACCAGCGTCGTCATCATGCAGGCGCTGCCGCGCGAGAAGGCGGGCTCCGCGTCCGCGCTCAGCAACACCTTCCGCCAGGTCGGCGGCGCGCTCGGCATCGCGGTGCTCGGGTCCGTGCTCTCCGCGGCGTACCGGGGCGGCGTGGAGGACGAGATGCGGCTCCTGCCCGCGGGGATGCGGCACACGGCGGGCGAGTCCATCGAGGCGACCCTCGGCGCGGCGGCGCGGCTCGGGCCGCGCGGCGAGGGCCTGGTCTCCGCCGCCAACGACTCCTTCCTGCACGCGATGCACGTCACCGCCCTGTGCGGCGCGGGCGTCGCCCTGGTGGGCGTCCTGGTGGTGGCCCTGTTCCTCCCGGGCAAGCCCCCGGCCTCCGCAGCCCCCGCCCCCGCAGAACCCCACGACCGGGAACCGGCCTCCGCGGGCCGCTGA
- a CDS encoding TetR/AcrR family transcriptional regulator has translation MAQSPTRAARGRPRSEAVERSILEGVIRLIEEGTPLAELSIERIARTAGVGKATIYRRWSGKEEIFVDVLRTLEAPPAVLPGTSMRDDLVVLLEQIRRRGLNLRASAILHNVFAQMKTLPKLWDAYHATVIEPQRRRTHDVLRRGQENGELRADVDIALAHELFVGPMLVRTVMRSDAPLDEDLPERVVDLILDGLRP, from the coding sequence GTGGCGCAGAGCCCCACCCGAGCCGCCCGCGGCCGCCCCCGCAGCGAGGCCGTGGAGCGGTCGATCCTGGAGGGCGTGATCCGGCTCATCGAGGAGGGCACCCCCCTCGCCGAGCTGTCCATCGAGCGCATCGCCCGCACCGCGGGCGTCGGCAAGGCCACCATCTACCGCCGCTGGAGCGGCAAGGAAGAGATCTTCGTCGACGTCCTGCGCACCCTGGAGGCGCCGCCCGCCGTCCTGCCCGGCACCTCCATGCGCGACGACCTCGTCGTCCTCCTGGAGCAGATCCGCCGCCGCGGTCTGAACCTGCGCGCGTCGGCGATCCTGCACAACGTCTTCGCGCAAATGAAGACCCTGCCCAAGCTCTGGGACGCGTACCACGCGACGGTCATCGAGCCACAGCGCCGCCGCACCCACGACGTCCTGCGCCGGGGCCAGGAGAACGGCGAGCTGCGCGCGGACGTCGACATCGCGCTCGCCCACGAGCTGTTCGTCGGCCCCATGCTGGTCCGTACCGTCATGCGCTCCGACGCCCCCCTCGACGAGGACCTGCCGGAGCGCGTGGTCGACCTGATCCTCGACGGACTGCGCCCCTGA
- a CDS encoding MFS transporter — MPLALLALAVGAFGIGTTEFVMMGLLPNVADDLGISIPTAGHLVSAYALGVVIGAPLLAAVTARLPRRRVLIGLMVLFVVGNALSAAASDYHLLLAARFLSGLPHGAFFGVGAVVATGLVAPERKARSVSLMFLGLTVANVVGVPIATLMGQQLGWRATFLAVSAIGLAAIAALALLVPADHGHGESVGLRGELRALGSLPVWLALGTTVAGFGALFAAYSYVTPMLTDSAGFAEASVTLLLALFGVGATAGNLLGGRLADHALRGTLFGGLASLALVLLLFPLLMKAEWSAAVGVTLLGMAAFTTGSPLQLMVMEKAAAAPSLASSANQAAFNLANAGGAWIGGLALAAGFGVTSPALAGAALAVLGLGVAAIAYAEDLRRTPAPSPGRVVTPTPKPTRERTHH, encoded by the coding sequence ATGCCCCTGGCCCTGCTCGCCCTCGCCGTGGGCGCCTTCGGCATCGGCACGACCGAGTTCGTGATGATGGGCCTGCTGCCCAACGTCGCCGACGACCTCGGCATATCCATACCCACCGCAGGACACCTCGTGTCCGCGTACGCGCTCGGCGTCGTCATCGGCGCCCCGCTGCTCGCCGCCGTCACCGCGCGGCTGCCCCGGCGCCGCGTCCTGATCGGCCTCATGGTCCTCTTCGTCGTCGGCAACGCGCTCTCGGCCGCGGCCTCGGACTACCACCTGCTCCTCGCCGCCCGCTTCCTCAGCGGACTGCCGCACGGGGCGTTCTTCGGCGTCGGCGCGGTCGTCGCCACCGGGCTCGTCGCGCCCGAGCGCAAGGCGCGGTCGGTGTCCCTGATGTTCCTCGGGCTCACCGTCGCCAACGTCGTCGGCGTGCCCATCGCCACGCTCATGGGGCAGCAGCTCGGCTGGCGCGCCACGTTCCTCGCCGTGAGCGCGATCGGGCTCGCCGCCATCGCCGCGCTCGCGCTGCTCGTCCCCGCCGACCACGGCCACGGCGAGAGCGTGGGCCTGCGCGGCGAGCTGCGGGCGCTCGGCTCGCTGCCCGTGTGGCTCGCGCTCGGTACGACCGTCGCGGGCTTCGGGGCGCTCTTCGCCGCCTACAGCTACGTCACGCCGATGCTCACCGACTCCGCGGGGTTCGCCGAGGCCAGTGTGACGCTGCTGCTCGCGCTCTTCGGCGTCGGCGCCACCGCGGGCAACCTGCTCGGCGGGCGGCTCGCCGACCACGCCCTGCGCGGCACCCTCTTCGGCGGCCTGGCCTCCCTCGCCCTGGTCCTCCTCCTCTTCCCGCTCCTCATGAAGGCCGAGTGGAGCGCCGCCGTCGGCGTGACCCTCCTCGGCATGGCCGCCTTCACCACCGGCTCGCCGCTCCAGCTCATGGTCATGGAGAAGGCCGCCGCGGCGCCTTCGCTCGCCTCCTCCGCCAACCAGGCCGCGTTCAACCTCGCGAACGCCGGCGGCGCGTGGATCGGCGGCCTCGCCCTCGCGGCGGGCTTCGGCGTCACGTCCCCCGCCCTCGCCGGGGCGGCCCTCGCCGTCCTCGGCCTCGGCGTCGCGGCGATCGCCTACGCCGAGGACCTCCGCCGCACCCCCGCGCCCTCCCCGGGCCGGGTCGTCACCCCCACCCCGAAGCCGACCCGGGAGCGGACCCACCACTAG
- a CDS encoding NAD+ synthase, whose translation MPQLRLALNQIDSTVGDLTKNADAVLRWTRHSAEQGAHLVAFPEMALTGYPVEDLALRSSFVEASRRALRALAVRIRDEGLGELPVVVGYLDRSDEAKPRYGQPAGAPRNAAAVLHRGEVALTFSKHHLPNYGVFDEFRYFVPGETLPVVRVHGVDVALAICEDLWQDGGRVPAARTAGAGLLLSINASPYEQNKDDQRLELVRKRAQEAGCTTAYLAMTGGQDELVFDGDSIVVDRDGEVIARAPQFAEGCVVLDLELPAAAAQAPSGVVDDGLRIEHVTLSAEPLAPYEAEHTGTYAERLDDDEEVYSALVVGLRAYVQKNGFRSVLIGLSGGIDSALTAALACDALGAENVYGVAMPSRYSSEHSIADAAELARRTGLGFRTVPIAPMFDAYMESLGLTGLAEENLQSRLRGTMLMALSNQEGHIVLAPGNKSELAVGYSTLYGDSVGAYGPIKDVYKTSVFRLAKWRNRAAAERGGTPPIPENSISKPPSAELRPDQVDTDSLPDYPVLDAILERYVDRDEGAEAVVAAGFDAELVARTLRMVDTAEYKRRQYPPGTKISPKGFGKDRRLPITNAWRE comes from the coding sequence GTGCCTCAACTACGCCTTGCGCTGAATCAGATCGACTCCACCGTCGGCGACCTCACCAAGAACGCGGACGCGGTCCTCCGCTGGACCCGGCACTCCGCCGAACAGGGCGCGCACCTCGTCGCGTTCCCGGAGATGGCACTCACCGGTTATCCGGTGGAGGACCTCGCCCTGCGTTCCTCCTTCGTGGAGGCGTCCCGTCGGGCCCTGCGCGCGCTCGCGGTCCGCATCCGCGACGAGGGCCTGGGCGAACTGCCCGTCGTCGTCGGCTATCTGGACCGCAGCGACGAGGCCAAGCCGCGTTACGGCCAGCCCGCGGGAGCCCCGCGCAACGCGGCGGCCGTGCTGCACCGCGGCGAGGTGGCGCTCACCTTCTCCAAGCACCATCTGCCCAACTACGGCGTCTTCGACGAGTTCCGCTACTTCGTCCCCGGCGAGACGCTCCCGGTCGTCCGCGTGCACGGCGTCGACGTGGCGCTCGCGATCTGCGAGGACCTGTGGCAGGACGGCGGCCGCGTCCCGGCCGCCCGCACGGCCGGGGCCGGGCTCCTGCTGTCCATCAACGCGTCCCCGTACGAGCAGAACAAGGACGACCAGCGGCTCGAACTGGTCCGCAAGCGGGCGCAGGAGGCCGGTTGCACCACCGCCTACCTGGCGATGACGGGCGGTCAGGACGAGCTGGTCTTCGACGGCGACTCGATCGTCGTCGACAGGGACGGCGAGGTCATCGCGCGGGCCCCGCAGTTCGCCGAGGGCTGTGTGGTGCTCGACCTGGAGCTGCCCGCTGCCGCCGCGCAGGCGCCGTCGGGCGTCGTCGACGACGGGCTGCGCATCGAGCACGTCACGCTCTCCGCCGAACCGCTCGCGCCGTACGAGGCCGAGCACACCGGCACGTACGCCGAGCGCCTGGACGACGACGAGGAGGTCTACTCGGCCCTCGTCGTCGGCCTGCGCGCGTACGTCCAGAAGAACGGCTTCCGCTCCGTGCTCATCGGGCTCTCCGGAGGCATCGACTCGGCACTCACGGCCGCCCTCGCCTGCGACGCACTGGGCGCGGAGAACGTGTACGGGGTCGCGATGCCCTCCCGGTACTCCTCCGAGCACTCCATCGCCGACGCGGCGGAGCTGGCGCGCCGCACCGGCCTCGGCTTCCGCACCGTGCCGATCGCGCCGATGTTCGACGCGTACATGGAGTCCCTCGGGCTCACCGGGCTCGCCGAGGAGAACCTCCAGTCGCGGCTGCGCGGCACGATGCTCATGGCGCTCTCCAACCAGGAGGGCCACATCGTGCTCGCGCCGGGCAACAAGTCCGAGCTGGCCGTGGGCTATTCGACGCTGTACGGCGACTCCGTCGGGGCGTACGGGCCCATCAAGGACGTCTACAAGACCTCGGTCTTCCGGCTCGCGAAGTGGCGCAACCGGGCCGCCGCCGAGCGCGGCGGGACCCCGCCGATCCCCGAGAACTCCATCAGCAAGCCGCCGAGCGCGGAGCTGCGGCCCGACCAGGTGGACACGGACTCGCTGCCGGACTACCCCGTCCTCGACGCGATCCTTGAGCGGTACGTGGACCGGGACGAGGGCGCCGAGGCGGTCGTCGCCGCGGGCTTCGACGCGGAGCTCGTCGCGCGGACGCTGCGGATGGTGGACACCGCCGAGTACAAGCGGCGGCAGTACCCGCCGGGCACCAAGATCTCCCCCAAGGGCTTCGGCAAGGACCGGCGGCTGCCGATCACCAACGCCTGGCGCGAATAG
- a CDS encoding endonuclease/exonuclease/phosphatase family protein — MAQAYKAETDSGSSRPERQGSPLRRFVDGWRGDPGIWRRGLVTAGFAVVIGLVMLVHAQIPNGVGNLGSLTETFLPWLGLFIPVLLVIAVVRKSATALVTLLLPVIVWLDAFGGLVTDKSGSGGDLTVATHNVNADNPDPASTARDVAASGADVIALEELTSAAVPTYEKALAGTYKYHSVQGTVGLWSKYPLTATKPVDIKLGWTRAMRTTVHTPKGEVAFYVAHLPSVRVKLDAGFTAGQRDDSADALGEAISHEKISKVILLGDLNGTMNDRALNAVTSQMRSTQGAAGDGFGFSWPASFPMARIDQIMVKGVEPVSSWTLSRTDSDHLPVAASVDL, encoded by the coding sequence ATGGCGCAGGCGTACAAGGCGGAGACGGACAGCGGCAGCTCGCGGCCCGAGCGCCAGGGCTCCCCGCTGCGGCGTTTCGTCGACGGCTGGCGGGGTGACCCCGGCATCTGGCGGCGCGGACTCGTCACGGCCGGATTCGCGGTCGTGATCGGTCTGGTGATGCTCGTGCACGCCCAGATCCCGAACGGCGTGGGCAACCTCGGCAGTCTCACCGAGACGTTCCTGCCGTGGCTCGGCCTCTTCATCCCCGTGCTCCTCGTGATCGCCGTCGTCCGCAAGTCCGCGACCGCGCTCGTCACCCTGCTGCTCCCTGTGATCGTCTGGCTCGACGCCTTCGGCGGCCTCGTCACCGACAAGTCGGGCAGCGGCGGCGACCTCACCGTGGCCACGCACAACGTGAACGCGGACAACCCCGACCCGGCCTCGACCGCCCGTGACGTCGCCGCGTCCGGCGCGGACGTCATCGCCCTGGAGGAGCTCACCTCCGCCGCGGTCCCCACGTACGAGAAGGCGCTGGCGGGCACGTACAAGTACCACTCGGTGCAGGGCACCGTCGGGCTGTGGAGCAAGTACCCGCTGACCGCCACCAAGCCCGTCGACATCAAGCTGGGCTGGACCCGGGCCATGCGGACGACCGTGCACACGCCCAAGGGCGAGGTGGCGTTCTACGTCGCCCACCTGCCGTCGGTGCGGGTCAAGCTCGACGCGGGCTTCACCGCCGGGCAGCGCGACGACAGCGCCGACGCGCTCGGCGAGGCCATCTCCCACGAGAAGATCAGCAAGGTCATCCTGCTCGGCGACCTGAACGGCACGATGAACGACCGCGCCCTGAACGCCGTCACCTCCCAGATGCGCTCCACGCAGGGCGCCGCGGGCGACGGCTTCGGCTTCAGCTGGCCCGCGTCGTTCCCGATGGCCCGCATCGACCAGATCATGGTCAAGGGCGTCGAGCCGGTGTCGTCCTGGACGCTGTCGCGGACGGACAGCGACCACCTGCCGGTGGCGGCGAGCGTCGACCTCTGA